Below is a genomic region from Dehalococcoidales bacterium.
ATTAAATAATCCAAGATTTTGACAAGCCGCATGGGCTCGGGCGCGTCTGCGGAAACGCTGAAGCCGCCCCAAAAAAAGTTCCAACCCTTGTAGGCGCCTTTGTATTGCCCGTCATCGCTGTCAGGCATTGGCAAAATGTCCAGCATATCCATATAGCCATCGGGGTTAAGCGCACGGAATTCGGTCAACGCTCCTGCCACTATGCCGTCGCCGTTGCTTATCATTGCGCCGACGCGGCCCTGGAAGAAGCTCAGTCGGTTTTCGTCCTCAGTCTGTAAAAAGTAATCGGGATAGACATAACCTTCCGATGTGCCGGTTTTGAACCAATCAATCATAGTTTGATAGTTTTCGGTGTTGACCGATAGCTGTATGTCGCCGTTGTCGTCACGGAAATAATCTGGCACCACTCCGAAAGTTCCCATAAAATCTTTATAGAAATCAAAATTGTTTGGCAACGACAGACCGTAGGTATTGTTCGTTTTATCACCGTCGGGGTCTTTAAGCGCAAAATAGGTGAGCATGGAAGTAAAATCAGATAGCGTCTGCGGATGGTCGTAAACTTCATCACCTGTTTTTCCGCGCCCACCGTTTGCCACGCTGTCCTCATTCCATTTCCTCATCCAATCCTTTCGGACATAGAGCGTGTGGTTGGAAACACCGGTGCTTTGCGGCAAGAAATAATTTTTTCCGTTTAATTTTGTGGTTTCCTTATATTGCTCAGAATCCAAAACAGCCTTCAAATTTTTTGCATCAAGTTTTTCAATATACGGGTTAAGGTCAGTGATAACTTCGCGCCGGATTAAATCAGTATAAGAGCTTTCCGAGGGTATAGAAAAGAAAAGATCAGGGGTATCGCCGTCATATACCTCGTTGTTGAGACGAGTGCGCCAATGCGCTTCTGCACTGCCGGAAATATTTAAGCTGACGTTAAATTTGCTTTCGAGATATTTCAATACCCTGTCATTCTCAAGATTTTCAAAGTCCTGAAGTCCGGGCGCGAAAATACGGTAGGAAATTTTCTTATCAGTTTCCGAAAAATCATAAGTCAGTCCGGCAGACGGTTCCGGGCCGCAAGCGGCAAGCAGACTCAGTAACATTGCAATTGCCATTGCTAAACATAGTTTTTTTATTTTCATAGTCTAATGATCTCCTTATTTTATTCTTTTACCGAACCCAAAAAGATACCCTTGACAAAATATCTTTGCACAAACGGATACACAGCTACAATGGGGATTAATGCAAACACAATTAACGCCTTTTGAAAATTTTCAGAAAAATCTTCAAGGTTTATGCCTTCACCGATATTTCCGGTGTTGGTATTAATGACGATATTTTGCAAGACGTTCTGAAGCGGCAAAAGATGTTTGGCTTTTTTGATAAAGATATATGCGGTAAACCAGTCATTCCACTTGCCTACCGCACAGAACAGCGAAAGCGTGGCAATGATGGGCAGCGAAAGCGGAACAATTATTCCTGCCGTAACCCGGAGCGGTCCTGCGCCGTCCATTTCCGCCGCGTCGATAAGGGCTCCGGGTATTTGCATGATGAAGTTTTTCATCAGTATGATACTGAATGCGGACGCGGTACCCGGGATTGACAGCACCCAAAAGGTATCGATCAGTCCAAGTTGGGAAATGACTAGGTAATAAGGTACCAGTCCTCCGCTGAACAGCATGGTAAACAACACAAAGAGCATCATTGTGCGCCTGAAAGGAAGTGCTTTTTGTGAAAGCGCTGCACCTGCGAGTACTGTAATAAACAAATGCACCGCCGTCGCCGTCGCCGTTATTGCCAAGGTTATAAAAAAACTTTTATAGATTGCCGGGCTTTTTAAAATAAACGCATAGGCTCCGAGAGTAAACTCGCGGGGAAAAAGCATGGTTCGGTCTCTTAAAACCGCTCCTCGGCTTGACAAGGACACCGCCAGCAGATTCATGAACGGCACAACCGTTACCGCAACAAGCAGCAGGATAATGCAAAATATTATAACATCGGCAGGCTGGACCCGTGTTTTTTTCTTTATAGCCTTTACCATACGCCTGTGCCTCCTATTTTGTTCGCGGCGCGGTTGGTAAAATAAATCAGCACGAATGCTACCACCGACTTAAACAGGCCCAAGGCGGTAGACAGCTCGATGTTATGACTGATTCCTCCCTCAAAGCCAATCCTATACAGATATGTGTCGATAATATCCGCAACATCGTACACGGGTTCGGAGTACAGGTTGTATATCTGATCAAAACCTCCGTTTAAAATCCCCGAAAGTGAAAGGATAAGTTGTATGGATATCACGGGCGCGATCCCGGGCAAGGTAATAAAACGGATGCGCTGGAGGCGGTTTGCACCGTCAATCCGTGCGGCCTCGTACATACAAGGGTCAATACCCGAAAGCGCGGCAAGATATAGCACTGAGCCAAATCCCATTCCCTTCCAGATGTCAGACAGTATTATAAACGTCAA
It encodes:
- a CDS encoding extracellular solute-binding protein → MKIKKLCLAMAIAMLLSLLAACGPEPSAGLTYDFSETDKKISYRIFAPGLQDFENLENDRVLKYLESKFNVSLNISGSAEAHWRTRLNNEVYDGDTPDLFFSIPSESSYTDLIRREVITDLNPYIEKLDAKNLKAVLDSEQYKETTKLNGKNYFLPQSTGVSNHTLYVRKDWMRKWNEDSVANGGRGKTGDEVYDHPQTLSDFTSMLTYFALKDPDGDKTNNTYGLSLPNNFDFYKDFMGTFGVVPDYFRDDNGDIQLSVNTENYQTMIDWFKTGTSEGYVYPDYFLQTEDENRLSFFQGRVGAMISNGDGIVAGALTEFRALNPDGYMDMLDILPMPDSDDGQYKGAYKGWNFFWGGFSVSADAPEPMRLVKILDYL
- a CDS encoding carbohydrate ABC transporter permease encodes the protein MVKAIKKKTRVQPADVIIFCIILLLVAVTVVPFMNLLAVSLSSRGAVLRDRTMLFPREFTLGAYAFILKSPAIYKSFFITLAITATATAVHLFITVLAGAALSQKALPFRRTMMLFVLFTMLFSGGLVPYYLVISQLGLIDTFWVLSIPGTASAFSIILMKNFIMQIPGALIDAAEMDGAGPLRVTAGIIVPLSLPIIATLSLFCAVGKWNDWFTAYIFIKKAKHLLPLQNVLQNIVINTNTGNIGEGINLEDFSENFQKALIVFALIPIVAVYPFVQRYFVKGIFLGSVKE